The sequence GTAGAGGGTCCCTTCTGCGAACTCGTCGAACCACAGGCCGCGCTGGACGATGCGGGCTGCCGGGCCGACGCGCTCCTCACTCATGCGAACCCCAGTTCCCGTGCGATCAGCATCAACTGGACCTCGGTGGTGCCCTCCCCGATCTCGAGGATCTTGGAGTCGCGGTAGTGCCGGGCCACCGGGTATTCGTTCATGAAGCCGTAGCCGCCGTGGATCTGAGTGGCCATCCGCGCATTGTCCATCGCCGCCTCGCTGGAGATCATCTTCGCGATCGACGCCTCCTTCTTGAAGGGTTCTCCGGCCAGCATCTTGGCCGCCGCGTCGTAATAGGCGGTGCGGGCGACATGCGCTCGGGCCTCCATCCGCGCGATCGCGAACGACACCGACTGGTACTCACCGATGGGTTTGCCGAAGGATTGGCGTTCCTTGGCGTACTTCACACTCTCGTCCACACAGCCCTGTGCGACACCTGTCGCGAGTGCGGCGATCGCGATCCGCCCCTCGTCGAGGATCGACAGGAAGTTCGCGTAACCGCGGCCACGTTCACCCAAGAGGTTCTCGGTGGGCACGCGGGCGTCGACAAAGCTGAGCGGATGGGTGTCCGAGGCATTCCAGCCGACCTTGTTGTACGCGGGTTCGGCGGTGAAACCCGGCGTGTCGGACGGCACGATGATCGTCGAGATCTCTTTGCGCCCGTTGTCTTTCGAACCGGTCACGGCGGTGACCGTCACCAACGAGGTGATATCGGTTCCGGAGTTGGTGATGAACTGCTTGCCGCCGTTGATGATCCACGAGTCACCGTCGTCCTTCGCGGTTGTCGCGGTGGCTCCGGCGTCAGAACCGGCGCCCGGCTCGGTGAGCCCGAAGCCCGCAAGGGCCCGGCCCGAGGTGAGGTCTGGCAGCCAGCGTTGCTTCTGCTCCTCGGTGCCGAACCGATAGATCGGCATCGCACCGAGGCCCACACCGGCCTCGAGCGTGATGGCGACGGATTGGTCGACCTTGCCGAGTTCCTCGAGGGCGAGCGCCAGGGCGAAGTAGTCGCCGCCCATCCCGCCGTACTCCTCGTCGAACGGCAGCCCGAACAGCCCCATCTGCCCCATCTGCGCGACGACCTCGTAGGGAAAGCTGTGCTCCTCATCGTGTTTCGCCGCGACAGGCGCAACCACGGAGCGGGCGAAGTCGCGAACGCTGTGGATGAGGTCGGTGTACTCCTGACTGAGTTCCATCAGTTCTCCTTGTCGATCGATTCGCTCGCAGCGGACTCCACATGCGCGAGTGCCTGGCCG is a genomic window of Gordonia sp. SID5947 containing:
- a CDS encoding acyl-CoA dehydrogenase family protein — protein: MELSQEYTDLIHSVRDFARSVVAPVAAKHDEEHSFPYEVVAQMGQMGLFGLPFDEEYGGMGGDYFALALALEELGKVDQSVAITLEAGVGLGAMPIYRFGTEEQKQRWLPDLTSGRALAGFGLTEPGAGSDAGATATTAKDDGDSWIINGGKQFITNSGTDITSLVTVTAVTGSKDNGRKEISTIIVPSDTPGFTAEPAYNKVGWNASDTHPLSFVDARVPTENLLGERGRGYANFLSILDEGRIAIAALATGVAQGCVDESVKYAKERQSFGKPIGEYQSVSFAIARMEARAHVARTAYYDAAAKMLAGEPFKKEASIAKMISSEAAMDNARMATQIHGGYGFMNEYPVARHYRDSKILEIGEGTTEVQLMLIARELGFA